The Trichosurus vulpecula isolate mTriVul1 chromosome 4, mTriVul1.pri, whole genome shotgun sequence genome contains a region encoding:
- the GPR87 gene encoding G-protein coupled receptor 87: MGLNLLRGKLPDDELNQGNSFSSNSSDLQAKNTTANKEFVTIVLPVLYLVIFVASLLLNGLAVWIFFHIRNKTSFIFYLKNIVVADLIMTLTFPFRIVRDTGFGPWYFNVFLCRYSSVLFYANMYTSIIFLGLISIDRYLKVVKPFGDSRMYSITFTKVLSACVWVVMGFLALPNIILTNGQPTVETINECTKLKSPLGVKWHEAVTHVNSCLFVAVLVILIGCYIAISRYIQKSSKQFISQSSRKRKHNQSIRVVVAVFFTCFLPYHLCRIPFTFSHLDRLLDDSGHVILYYCKEMTLFLSACNVCLDPIIYFFMCRSFSRRLFKKSNIRTRSESIRSLQSVRRSEVRIYYEYTDV; this comes from the exons ATGGGGCTGAACCTGCTGCGCGGGAAATTACCAG atgatgaactgaaCCAAGGCAATTCTTTTTCAAGTAACTCCAGCGATCTGCAAGCAAAGAACACAACCGCTAACAAGGAATTTGTCACCATAGTCCTACCGGTTCTTTACCTTGTCATATTTGTAGCAAGCCTTCTGCTCAATGGCCTTGCGGTGTGGATTTTCTTCCATATCAGAAACAAAACGAGTTTCATTTTCTATCTCAAAAACATCGTGGTTGCAGACCTGATAATGACCCTGACATTTCCCTTCCGGATAGTTCGCGATACAGGATTCGGGCCATGGTACTTCAACGTTTTCCTCTGCCGCTACTCATCTGTTCTCTTTTATGCAAACATGTACACGTCCATCATCTTCCTCGGACTGATCAGCATCGATCGCTACCTTAAGGTGGTGAAGCCATTTGGTGATTCTAGGATGTACAGCATCACTTTTACAAAGGTTTTGTCTGCTTGTGTTTGGGTGGTCATGGGTTTTCTGGCCTTACCCAACATAATCCTCACAAATGGTCAACCGACGGTGGAAACCATCAATGAATGCACAAAACTTAAAAGTCCTCTAGGCGTGAAATGGCACGAGGCAGTCACCCATGTGAACAGCTGTTTATTCGTTGCCGTCCTAGTGATACTGATTGGATGTTACATTGCAATATCCAGGTACATACAGAAATCTAGCAAGCAATTTATTAGTCAATCAAGCAGAAAACGAAAGCATAACCAAAGCATCAGAGTTGTGGTGGCTGTCTTTTTCACATGCTTTCTGCCCTATCATTTATGTCGAATACCGTTTACATTTAGCCATTTGGACAGGCTGTTAGATGATTCGGGACACGTAATTCTCTATTACTGCAAAGAAATGACACTTTTCTTGTCGGCATGCAATGTATGCCTGGACCCTATCATTTACTTTTTCATGTGTCGGTCGTTTTCACGGAGGTTGTTCAAGAAATCAAATATCCGAACAAGAAGCGAAAGCATCCGGTCACTTCAGAGTGTCAGGAGGTCAGAAGTACGCATTTATTATGAATATACTGATGTGTGA